From one Lycium ferocissimum isolate CSIRO_LF1 chromosome 7, AGI_CSIRO_Lferr_CH_V1, whole genome shotgun sequence genomic stretch:
- the LOC132064128 gene encoding uncharacterized protein LOC132064128: MNFMLIFIFLSTLSITTYSLPFVVFHGISDKCSNGGITRFTELLSNWSGSSGHCIEIGNGEWDSWFMPFSKQVDIACEKLQKMSELSEGYNIIGLSQGSMVGRGVIEFCDGGPPVRNLISLAGPHTGIASVPLCGSGFWCILADSLLKLAIYSNFIQEHLAPAGYIKIPTDIADYRKGCKFLPVLNNEVHRNSTFKKRFASLEKLVLIMFEKDEVLVPKETSWFGYYPDGSFSTVLPAQKTQLYTEDWIGLKMLDEAGKVKFLNVSGSHLEISTSEMRKKILPYLIDNVSTTVTTSRSSDLLWHSSVWDFNDEFSGAVEEILQLHTMLKQFSLR, translated from the exons TGTCTTTCATG GAATATCAGATAAATGTAGCAATGGAGGCATCACGCGTTTCACCGAGCTTCTAAGCAACTGGTCAGGCTCTTCAGGACATTGCAT TGAAATTGGTAATGGAGAGTGGGATTCCTGGTTTATGCCTTTCTCCAAGCAG GTAGACATTGCTTGTGAGAAG TTACAGAAAATGAGTGAGCTTAGTGAAGGTTACAACATAATTGGGCTCTCCCAG gGGAGCATGGTCGGCAGAGGGGTTATTGAGTTCTGTGATGGTGGACCTCCA GTGAGGAATCTTATATCTCTGGCTGGTCCTCATACTGGAATAGCTTCTGTTCCCTTGTGTGGT TCAGGTTTCTGGTGCATTCTTGCAGACTCTTTGCTCAAGTTAGCTATTTACAGCAATTTTATCCAG GAACATCTTGCTCCTGCAGGGTACATTAAAATCCCAACT GACATAGCTGACTATAGAAAAGGATGTAAATTCCTTCCAGTACTCAACAATGAGGTACACAGAAATTctactttcaagaaaaggtttGCAAGCTTGGAAAAGTTGGTACTTATTATG tttgaaaaagatgaagttTTGGTACCAAAGGAGACCTCATGGTTTGGGTACTATCCTGATGGTTCCTTCAGCACTGTTTTGCCTGCTCAGAAG ACACAGCTCTATACAGAAGATTGGATTGGTCTGAAGATGTTGGATGAAGCTGGAAAAGTGAAGTTCCTGAATGTATCTGGAAGTCATCTTGAAATATCAACTAGTGAAATGAGGAAAAAGATACTACCATACTTGATAGATAATGTATCTACTACAGTGACTACATCAAGATCATCTGATCTATTATGGCATTCATCTGTCTGGGATTTCAACGATGAATTCAGTGGTGCTGTAGAAGAAATTCTCCAGCTGCACACTATGCTGAAACAGTTTAGCTTAAGATGA